A section of the Methanosarcina mazei S-6 genome encodes:
- a CDS encoding S16 family serine protease → MKSKLITVILVLSLFANAYFLLFEQTPVEGEQVQEMQAQINSLERENEILETQISQNNQSLNSYASQLDFYRERVYELENNLQACPAGMEGYASLQAPAVFQSIEPGRSGPFSRQVVTEEGALLNISVEIRSGKGRVLVQTTPLMGVIFQDAANTAVFVAQQETGVSLSGSDVIFSITADHEIPGVDGSSAGALMTLLTVAAINGTELNDSVTLTGTIDAAGNVGAIGGVFEKAEASEAGGKTLFLLPRENSELVIYKLVERRVGGFTIVERVPEIVDAEDYIEDQMDIDVQYVDTIDDVLRYAM, encoded by the coding sequence ATGAAATCCAAACTTATCACTGTTATCCTTGTCCTGTCTCTATTTGCAAATGCTTATTTTCTTTTATTTGAGCAGACTCCGGTTGAGGGGGAGCAGGTCCAGGAAATGCAGGCACAGATAAATTCCCTTGAAAGGGAAAACGAAATACTCGAAACGCAAATCTCGCAGAATAACCAGTCTCTCAACTCTTATGCTTCCCAGCTGGACTTCTACCGTGAGAGGGTTTACGAACTCGAAAACAACCTTCAGGCCTGTCCCGCGGGTATGGAAGGCTATGCCAGTCTTCAGGCACCTGCCGTTTTTCAGAGCATTGAACCGGGAAGATCAGGTCCTTTCAGCCGGCAGGTAGTTACTGAAGAGGGAGCCCTTCTCAATATCTCTGTTGAGATCAGGTCTGGAAAAGGGAGGGTACTTGTCCAGACAACGCCTCTTATGGGTGTGATTTTCCAGGACGCTGCAAACACTGCAGTCTTTGTTGCCCAGCAGGAAACAGGAGTTTCCCTTTCAGGCAGCGACGTTATCTTCAGCATTACTGCAGACCATGAAATCCCAGGTGTTGACGGGTCCAGTGCAGGTGCTCTCATGACCCTCCTTACCGTTGCCGCAATCAACGGAACTGAGCTTAATGACAGTGTAACCCTTACAGGTACCATAGATGCTGCAGGCAATGTCGGCGCCATAGGCGGTGTCTTTGAAAAAGCCGAAGCATCAGAAGCCGGAGGAAAAACTCTCTTCCTTCTGCCCCGGGAAAACAGTGAACTTGTCATTTACAAACTGGTGGAAAGAAGAGTTGGCGGCTTTACAATTGTTGAGAGGGTTCCGGAAATCGTGGATGCTGAAGACTACATTGAAGACCAGATGGATATTGATGTCCAGTATGTGGACACAATTGATGATGTGCTCAGGTATGCAATGTGA